The following coding sequences lie in one Populus nigra chromosome 15, ddPopNigr1.1, whole genome shotgun sequence genomic window:
- the LOC133674462 gene encoding uncharacterized protein LOC133674462, with translation MLEQLLIFTRGGLILWTCKELGNALKGSPIDTLIRSCLLEERSGAASYNYDAPGAASYTLKWTFHNELGLVFVAVYQRILHLLYVDELLEMVKREFSEIYDPKRVEYFDFDETFRQLRKEAEARAEELRKVKPLGNDGRKQQVVKKGSGGLDGGNKKNKSDAKEADGDDGKGRKLENGHSNGNHNVVGEGNRGMGLANGKENARSNNGAFDVSKLQKLKSKGVKKTTDTSVVVSKDSKADPKKKITKKNRVWDDSPKVAKLDFTDPVEENGNENIQVVAADQGESMMDKEEIISSDSEEDEEDEEVGKDSKPDAKKKGWFSSMFQSIAGKANLEKADLEPALKALKDRLMTKNVAEEIAEKLCESVAASLEGKKLASFTRISSTVQAAMEEALVRILTPRRSIDILRDVHAAREQRKPYVVVFVGVNGVGKSTNLAKVAYWLLQHKVSVMMAACDTFRSGAVEQLRTHARRLQIPIFEKGYEKDPAVVAKEAIQEATRNGSDVVLVDTAGRMQDNEPLMRALSKLIYLNNPDLVLFVGEALVGNDAVDQLSKFNQKLADLSTSPNPRLIDGILLTKFDTIDDKVGAALSMVYISGSPVMFVGCGQSYTDLKKLNVKAIIKTLLK, from the exons ATGTTAGAGCAGTTGTTAATATTTACTAGAGGAGGATTGATTTTATGGACATGTAAAGAGCTAGGAAATGCGTTAAAAGGATCGCCGATCGATACTTTGATTCGATCTTGTCTGTTGGAGGAACGATCAGGTGCGGCGTCGTATAATTACGATGCGCCTGGTGCTGCCTCCTACACGCTTAAATGGACTTTCCATAACGAGCTTGGTCTCGTTTTTGTCGCTGTGTATCAGCGAATTCTCCATTTGTTGTATGTGGATGAGTTGTTGGAGATGGTGAAGCGTGAGTTTTCGGAGATTTATGATCCGAAGCGTGTGgagtattttgattttgatgagacTTTTAGGCAGCTTAGGAAGGAGGCGGAGGCGAGGGCGGAGGAGTTGAGGAAAGTGAAGCCGCTGGGGAATGATGGGAGGAAGCAGCAGGTGGTGAAAAAGGGTAGTGGTGGGTTAGATggagggaataaaaaaaataagagtgatGCGAAGGAGGCTGATGGTGATGATGGGAAAGGTAGGAAGTTGGAGAATGGACACTCCAATGGGAACCATAACGTTGTTGGTGAAGGAAATAGAGGGATGGGTCTCGCTAATGGTAAAGAAAATGCGAGATCCAATAATGGGGCTTTTGATGTCAGCAAACTTCAGAAGCTGAAAAGTAAGGGTGTGAAAAAAACTACTGATACTAGTGTTGTTGTTAGCAAGGATTCGAAAGCGGACCCGAAGAAAAAGATAACAAAGAAGAATAGAGTTTGGGATGATTCACCTAAAGTTGCGAAATTGGATTTTACGGATCCTGTGGAGGAGAATGGGAATGAGAATATACAAGTTGTGGCAGCCGATCAAGGTGAAAGCATGATGGACAAAGAAGAGATAATTAGCAGTGACAGCGAGGAggatgaagaagatgaggaaGTTGGTAAGGACAGCAAGCCTGATGCTAAGAAGAAGGGATGGTTTTCATCTATGTTCCAGAG TATTGCTGGTAAGGCAAACTTGGAGAAGGCAGACCTAGAGCCAGCTTTGAAAGCTCTCAAGGATAGGCTCATGACCAAGAATGTG GCTGAGGAGATAGCCGAGAAGCTTTGTGAATCAGTTGCGGCTAGTCTTGAAGGTAAAAAGCTGGCATCTTTCACAAGGATATCGTCCACAGTGCAG GCTGCTATGGAAGAAGCACTTGTCCGTATTTTGACTCCTAGACGCTCTATTGACATATTGAGGGATGTACATGCTGCAAGGGAACAGAGGAAACcatatgttgttgtttttgttggtgTCAATGGGGTTGGAAAGTCCACAAATCTGGCTAAG GTTGCATACTGGCTTCTGCAACATAAGGTTAGTGTTATGATGGCTGCTTGTGATACATTTAGGTCAGGAGCTGTTGAGCAGCTGAGGACTCATGCACGTAGACTTCAG ATCCCTATATTTGAAAAGGGCTATGAGAAAGATCCAGCGGTTGTTGCAAAGGAAGCAATTCAGGAGGCTACACGCAATGGTTCTGATGTTGTTCTCGTTGATACTGCTGGCCGAATGCAG GACAATGAACCATTAATGAGAGCTCTCTCAAAGTTAATTTACCTCAACAATCCTGATCTGGTCTTGTTTGTTGGAGAGGCCTTGGTAGGAAATGATGCTGTTGATCAGCTATCAAAGTTCAATCAG AAATTAGCGGACCTATCAACTTCACCCAATCCTAGATTAATTGATGGGATTTTGCTCACCAAGTTTGACACAATCGATGATAAG GTCGGAGCTGCACTGTCGATGGTTTACATCTCTGGCTCACCGGTCATGTTTGTAGGCTGTGGTCAATCTTACACAGATCTCAAGAAGTTGAATGTGAAAGCTATTATCAAGACTCTCCTTAAATGA
- the LOC133674911 gene encoding probable cyclic nucleotide-gated ion channel 5 encodes MMFDCGSKSQYLGGGQRDKFVRLDDLDSRLSSPSSAGVRNCGFGIEGFRRTGQGADTPSRSFKRGIRKGSEGLKSIGRSLRFGVPRGVFPEDLKVSEKKIFDPQDKFLQFCNKLFLISCILAVSVDPLFFYLPVFSDSETCLGIDRKLATIATTLRTIVDAFYLIRMALQFRTAYIAPSSRVFGRGELVIDPTQIAKRYMQRYFIIDLLSVLPLPQIVVWRFLLRSKGSDVLASKQALLYIILLQYIPRFFRILPLTSELKRTAGVFAETAWAGAAYYLLLYMLASHIVGSFWYLLAVERNDACWQKNCTAAVKCKKDFLYCGNQGMEDYRAWNRSILKSNCSAEDNNQFDYGIYSNALSSGIVSSKKFVSKYCFCLWWGLQNLSTLGQGLETSTYPGEVIFSIALAIFGLILFALLIGNMQTYLQSLTIRLEEMRVKRRDSEQWMHHRLLPQDLRERVRRYDQYKWLETRGVDEENLVQSLPKDLRRDIKRHLCLALVRRVPLFENMDERLLDAICERLKPCLFTESTYIVREGDPVDEMLFIIRGRLESVTTDGGRSGFFNRSLLKEGDFCGEELLTWALDPKSGANLPSSTRTVKALREVEAFALIAEELKFVASQFRRLHSRQVQHTFRFYSQQWRTWAACFIQAAWRRYSKRKSLELRRKEEEDEAEADGNRSNMSGGGSYSIGATFLATRFAANALRGVHRNRNAKTARELVKLQKPPEPDFTADDAD; translated from the exons ATGATGTTTGATTGTGGTTCGAAATCGCAATATCTAGGTGGTGGTCAGAGAGACAAGTTTGTCAG ATTGGATGACTTGGATTCTAGGCTATCATCGCCTTCCAGTGCAGGAGTGAGAAATTGTGGGTTTGGTATTGAAGGATTTAGACGTACTGGTCAAGGAGCAGATACACCATCGAGATCTTTCAAGAGAGGAATCAGAAAAGGGTCTGAGGGACTCAAGTCTATTGGTCGGTCACTTAGATTCGGGGTCCCACGAGGAGTGTTTCCAGAGGATCTTAAAGTGTCAGAAAAGAAGATTTTTGATCCTCAAGATAAATTCCTCCAGTTCTGCAATAAACTGTTTCTCATATCATGTATTCTGGCGGTTTCTGTGgatcctctatttttttatcttccagTTTTTAGTGATTCAGAGACTTGTCTTGGAATAGATCGCAAATTAGCAACTATAGCAACAACTTTGCGAACAATTGTTGATGCTTTCTATCTTATACGCATGGCTCTCCAGTTCCGAACAGCTTACATTGCACCGTCTTCTCGGGTATTTGGGCGAGGTGAACTTGTTATAGATCCCACACAAATAGCCAAGCGGTACATGCAGAGATATTTCATCATTGATTTGCTTTCTGTCCTTCCCCTACCACAG ATTGTGGTTTGGAGGTTTCTTCTGAGGTCAAAAGGTTCAGATGTCTTGGCTTCAAAACAGGCCTTGCTTTACATCATCCTGCTTCAATATATTCCTAGATTCTTTCGAATCTTGCCCTTAACTTCAGAACTAAAAAGGACAGCAGGTGTCTTTGCCGAAACAGCCTGGGCTGGAGCTGCATATTATTTGCTATTATACATGCTTGCTAGTCAT atagtTGGTTCGTTCTGGTACTTGTTAGCAGTAGAGCGAAATGATGCATGCTGGCAGAAGAATTGTACTGCTGCTGTAAAATGCAAAAAAGATTTCTTGTACTGTGGCAATCAGGGTATGGAAGATTATCGTGCCTGGAACAGATCCATTCTTAAGTCAAATTGCTCAGCAGAGGATAATAACCAATTTGATTATGGAATCTACTCAAATGCTTTGTCTTCTGGCATTGTTTCATCTAAGAAGTTCGTTTCCAAGTACTGTTTCTGTTTATGGTGGGGGCTTCAGAATTTGAG TACACTCGGCCAGGGGCTTGAAACCAGCACCTATCCTGGAGAGGTTATATTCTCCATAGCACTAGCCATTTTTGGACTCATTCTCTTTGCTCTTCTGATTGGCAACATGCAG ACCTATCTTCAGTCACTTACTATTCGGTTAGAAGAAATGAGAGTCAAAAGGCGCGACTCAGAACAGTGGATGCACCATCGCCTACTTCCTCAAGACCTTAGGGAACGGGTAAGACGCTATGACCAGTACAAATGGTTGGAAACACGTGGGGTGGATGAAGAGAATTTGGTACAGAGCCTTCCAAAGGATCTTAGGAGAGATATCAAACGACATCTTTGTTTGGCTTTGGTGAGGAGG GTTCCTTTATTTGAGAACATGGATGAGAGGTTGCTTGATGCCATTTGTGAGCGGCTGAAACCATGTCTATTTACAGAGAGCACATACATAGTTCGAGAAGGAGATCCAGTTGATGAAATGCTTTTTATCATACGTGGTCGCCTGGAGAGTGTGACTACAGATGGTGGGAGAAGTGGTTTCTTCAACCGCAGTTTACTCAAGGAAGGAGATTTTTGTGGAGAGGAGCTTTTGACCTGGGCACTGGATCCCAAATCCGGTGCCAACCTTCCCTCTTCTACTCGGACAGTGAAGGCATTAAGAGAGGTTGAGGCCTTTGCACTCATAGCTGAAGAGTTGAAATTTGTAGCCAGTCAGTTCAGGCGCCTTCATAGCAGACAAGTTCAGCACACCTTCCGATTTTACTCGCAGCAGTGGAGGACTTGGGCTGCGTGCTTTATTCAAGCTGCATGGCGACGTTATTCCAAGAGGAAGAGTCTGGAGCTTCGTCGGAAGGAAGAAGAGGATGAAGCAGAGGCAGATGGTAACCGTAGCAATATGAGTGGAGGAGGTTCATATAGTATTGGGGCTACCTTTTTGGCAACCAGGTTTGCGGCAAATGCTCTCCGTGGTGTTCATCGGAATCGGAACGCCAAGACTGCCAGGGAATTAGTGAAACTACAGAAACCCCCAGAACCTGATTTTACTGCAGATGATGCTGATTGA
- the LOC133673758 gene encoding APO protein 2, chloroplastic-like: MIITSSVATWKDCGSSSNYPLCVMALYHSKLRASSLKMEPFTVSYDQRSEFLKLSYLHSFQHSNVKVRHSLNPRITPTRLHEPHALVISNEHPQNADFPRNYSRKEKKPFPIPIVELRRAARERLRKSKGQPKGRVPPPKKGLIVQSLLPLAYDVFNARITLINNLRKLLKVVPVHACGWCDEIHVGLEGHPFKSCKGKRATLRNGLHQWTNAAIEDVLVPVEAYHLYDRLGKRITHEERFSILQIPAVMELCIQAGVHIPEYPTKRRRKPIIRIGKREFADADESDLPEPLLEVPLKPLLTEISISEAVAPANEEEKTLLAEETLQAWEKMRKGAKRLMQMYRVRACGYCPEVHVGPSGHKAQNCGAHKHQQRNGQHGWQSAVLDDLIPPRYVWHVPDVVGLPLRRELRNFYGQAPAVVEICFQAGAAVPDQYKSTMRLDIGIPSSVKEAEMAV, encoded by the exons atgataattaccTCTTCAGTTGCAACGT GGAAAGACTGTGGGTCTTCTTCTAACTACCCTTTATGTGTCATGGCTTTGTATCATTCTAAATTGAGGGCTTCCTCTCTCAAAATGGAGCCTTTCACTGTTTCTTATGACCAGAGATCAGAGTTTCTCAAACTCAGTTACCTCCATTCTTTTCAG CATAGCAATGTAAAAGTTAGGCATTCATTAAATCCTAGAATAACACCAACAAGGTTGCATGAACCACATGCACTGGTTATTTCAAATGAACATCCTCAAAATGCTGATTTCCCTCGGAATTATTCgagaaaggagaagaagccCTTTCCAATACCCATAGTTGAGTTGAGACGAGCTGCAAGGGAGAGGCTCAGGAAGAGTAAAGGTCAACCTAAAGGACGGGTGCCACCTCCAAAGAAAGGGTTGATCGTTCAAAGCCTTTTACCACTTGCTTATGATGTGTTCAATGCAAGGATCACATTGATTAACAATCTCAGGAAACTGTTAAAAGTGGTTCCCGTGCATGCATGTGG GTGGTGTGATGAAATCCATGTGGGACTGGAAGGACATCCATTCAAGTCGTGTAAAGGCAAACGTGCTACCCTCCGCAATGGCCTTCATCAGTGGACAAATGCAGCCATTGAAGATGTACTTGTGCCAGTAGAAGCCTACCACCTTTACGACCGCCTTGGAAAACGAATTACTCATGAGGAGAGATTTTCGATCCTCCAAATTCCTGCAGTAATGGAGCTCTGTATCCAAGCTGGAGTTCACATTCCTGAATATCCAACAAAAAGGAGGAGAAAACCAATTATTCGCATTGGAAAAAGGGAATTTGCTGATGCAGATGAAAGTGATCTGCCAGAACCTCTCCTAGAGGTTCCTCTAAAGCCATTATTAACCGAAATATCCATCTCAGAAGCAGTAGCCCCAgctaatgaagaagaaaaaaccttgCTTGCTGAGGAAACACTACAAGCATGGGAAAAGATGAGGAAAGGAGCCAAGAGGTTAATGCAGATGTACCGGGTGAGAGCTTGTGGATATTGCCCAGAGGTGCATGTGGGACCTAGTGGGCACAAGGCACAGAACTGTGGGGCCCACAAGCACCAACAACGGAATGGACAGCATGGTTGGCAGTCTGCAGTGCTCGATGACTTGATACCGCCAAGATATGTGTGGCATGTTCCTGATGTGGTTGGGCTACCATTGCGAAGGGAGCTGAGGAATTTCTATGGACAAGCCCCTGCTGTTGTGGAAATATGCTTTCAGGCTGGTGCTGCTGTACCAGACCAATACAAATCAACGATGAGATTGGATATTGGGATCCCTTCCAGTGTTAAAGAAGCTGAAATGGCtgtttaa
- the LOC133673810 gene encoding vacuolar iron transporter homolog 4-like, translated as MAANQTSLNIVDARFPLPGHDFEQQATSDIVETKDFDYSKRSQWLRAAVLGANDGLVSIGSLMMGVGAVKQDVKAMILTGCAGLVAGASSMAIGEFVSVQSQLDIELAQIKRNKQRRDSEEVPEDEEGEKANLPSPTQASAASAIAFALGASVPVLAASFIAQYKLRLGVVVGAVTLALMAFGWLGAVLGKAPTVKSSLRVLIGGWFAMAITFGLTKLIGSTGL; from the coding sequence ATGGCCGCCAACCAGACATCCCTTAATATTGTTGATGCCAGATTTCCCCTTCCTGGCCATGATTTTGAGCAACAAGCAACATCAGATATTGTTGAAACCAAAGACTTCGACTACTCGAAAAGATCACAGTGGCTACGTGCCGCTGTCCTTGGTGCCAACGATGGTTTGGTTTCCATCGGGTCATTGATGATGGGTGTCGGCGCTGTGAAACAAGATGTTAAGGCCATGATACTAACCGGGTGTGCCGGTTTGGTAGCTGGGGCTTCTAGCATGGCTATAGGCGAGTTTGTGTCTGTGCAGTCTCAACTTGATATTGAGCTGGCACAAATAAAGAGAAACAAGCAAAGAAGGGATAGCGAAGAAGTACCGGAAGACGAAGAGGGAGAGAAGGCGAATTTGCCAAGCCCAACGCAAGCATCTGCAGCTTCAGCTATTGCCTTTGCACTTGGTGCATCAGTGCCAGTTCTAGCTGCCTCTTTCATAGCACAGTACAAGTTGAGGCTGGGAGTGGTGGTTGGGGCAGTGACCTTGGCTTTAATGGCGTTTGGGTGGTTAGGGGCTGTGTTGGGGAAGGCACCGACTGTTAAGTCATCCCTTAGGGTTTTGATCGGAGGATGGTTCGCTATGGCCATCACCTTCGGCCTAACCAAGTTGATTGGGTCAACTGGGTTATGA